In Porites lutea chromosome 8, jaPorLute2.1, whole genome shotgun sequence, the genomic stretch tacaaagtggtaatttgaaaccttcgTGTCAACgcgtgttgttttttaaatacaaaatgcggctgcttttgaaaaatattgctctaactaaaaaagtaggatttacatttagtagtaaaataattcaagctgcttgtttgtttttgttttctggctctGTTAGCAAATCAAGCTTTGATCGTATAATAATCGATGAGACGtgccatttattttgcttcaaaactcatcggtgtgcaatcaattttttcgttttcattttataagtcatatcacaagtaaattctttttttgaatgcaaatctgccctcctgaaaaaaacaaatgtttcgttCCAACTAAACGCTCCGCTAAGAAGGGGAGAAGAAACctacttggaaattttttaacatcgatgaaattagcatatcaacaatGTAATTGAGCTGAGCACTTACTTTAAATACGCTAACCTGTGCATGTACAGTGCCTTTGACCTTGATCCAAGTCAGATCAGCGTCAAAAGAAGGAAGCAGCCATACATCGACTTACTAACTGATCTTGTCCATAGTTGTTCATGCTTTGAAACATCATAATTAGATAATTTTCTTCTGAGCCCTTAACTAACATTGCCATGTAAGTAAATTGCAACACAATTTCACGTGTTTTTTATCTTTGGAAAGTATATCTTGTGAGGCGAGGGTCTTAAACTATTCTTATGCTTAATTTATTCATAAGGGACACAATAAATCACGTACATTGAATATTTTCTTTCCAAGAAGACCATGAATTAGAAAACAAGAGCGCTAAGCACATGACCACTctattaaaaactaaaatagaaggcacaattatataattttaacaCTTCATAAAACGCGGACCGATAACCATTTGATAATGTTGTTGtagtatattttatttcttctccttttcGTTGATAAAAGGATAAAGAACATGCCTCCAATGCAATGTAATCTAATGATCTATTATACAGTATGAATATCAACACTGACACATATGAAATACCAGTAAAGTTCTTTATATCTAATGCTAATTCATACAAAAATGATCGCTAGAAAAATCATAGTTTAACAAACTTTCAAGTGTCAACATTGCCACAAAAACACATTTACCAAGGAAGGATTTTTTTACACTTCCTAAACAACATTCTTCGTGTTAACTTATATTAAGAGATTTTAATAGATACTCGAAGTCGAATTTTATGAAAGCGGGAAACCGGAAGTGAAGAATGTTTAGAACATTTTGTCACGCGATTACTACggcacaaaacaataaactaaaaaaattaacctaaattgaaaataattgtcacaattttctgaccaattaattttaaaactggAGTAAGAAACTCCAAATGGGAAAGATTTCGCCTTGGGAGTTCTAAGCAAAAAATTATGCTCGTATTAAATCGGtgctaattatgcaaaaatgattgcgagaaaaatcgcagtttttagcCAACTGTGAGTGTCAACAGCGCCataaaaactcatttaccaTGGGATTTCTTTTGATAAACTTCAAGCCCTATGTTTTAGCATAAACCACAGTAAAATTCAAGTCAATCTGTTGTATCGGTCCGGGTGAAACTTTCGATTGTTTATACGGTACTTTTTGACTCATGAAAACCacgtctttttgaaaaatctaccaGAAATTTAGAGTTTATTGTAAAAGCCTGAAAATCTCCCTGAGATACAAATAGATATCATACTTGAAGATAATAAAATCAGAAAGATTAAATACAGCTTATTCGATTTTCTAGAGATCGACaaacttgcataattttaagctatcaaattagcatatttaccctctcttgcaaaaatgtcaatttctccccaacgaaaaaatatttttcaaaacaaactgcacaGGGGTTCTTCTAACATGATAGGGTATCAAACTTGAAAGTATGAGCGAAATCGATTTTTTGACCGTTGCCACAAATATTTGATGTTGTCTGGTTTTTACTGACATTGGCTCTTAATATCTGAATAATACATATTAATGGTAGAATTTATAATCCAAATGGATAGTCCCCTAGTGAAGAAATGTAAATGAACCGGAAATGAATAGTTgaacaataataaaatgatcattagCAGTGAGCTTGAATAACTGAACAAACGATGGACTTGATATATATAACTGAATGAAACAAGCAGTGAGAGTCATGTAGAGTGTCAGCGGCCAAAAGTAGACTCCTTCACGTGTCTTGTGTTACTGTACTTAGCTTACATCTgcttttatttatctattattgatattattattattattaattaatattcatTGTCAATTATTTAATTACTTATTCGTCAAAGGCCATTTAAGAAACAAACATCCCCGAGAAGTGCATTAACTTTAAATCAAAGAGAATGAATAATGTATTgatctctttctctctttttcttttcatttctgcCCTTAATTTCCTCAACAGAATTCACAACATGGCTCTTGTGGTTACTCTGCGTGCTTCTGCGCACCGGGGATACCGGGCATCCCAGGAAGCCTGGGACCCGCGGGACCGGCTGGTACACCGGGATCACCCGGAAACAACGGACCCGAAGGACCTATGGGTCCACGAGGAGTCGAAGGCGATGAAGGACCCCGTGGAAAACAAGGACTTCCAGGCCTCAGGGGAGGTACAGGGTCAACTGGTCCAGCAGGCCCAAGCGGAAGCAAGGGTGAAGCAGGTCCCCCTGGCCCCAAGGGACCACAAGGCCTCTCGGGTAAAGCTGGAAAGAAAGGTGATACAGGTCCTCCTGGAAGTCAAGGTCCCTCAGGCCCCAAGGGGGCTTCAGGGTCTTTTGCACGTAATTGGAAACAGTGCGTTTTTAAGAATCTGAACGACGGCAGGGACTCAGGATTGGTCAAGGTAAAAGCTAACTTGGCCTCAGAATAAAAAGTTCGTCAGTACTTGggttttatttaaaaagaaCGAATTTCATTTGAAGGTCTTATTCGCGCAAATTTGCTTGGATTAGAACCAGTGGCCCTTGTGGCTCCGATCATTTCTTTAATAATTTATGACTTCCAAAAAATTCACAGTTTTATCGAGTAAAATCTTGCAAATCAAATGATTTTACATAGAAGCACTCCTCGGCAGTTTTGAATGGTAATGCCGTGGGATTTTGTTCACAGATTAAAGTGTTAGTTTAACCCACCTTGTACGCACTGTACCATACGAAAGCATTGTTATAATTCAGTGCCGGATCccgaccttgagataagggggagggcGTGGGGGCAGCAGTCTCCAAAAATACTTTTTCTACCCTtggggcctcagtttggtctaaaaattaaGAGGGCGGAGGGGGAGACGGGTTACCCGGTCCCCTCTTCTGGATCCGCCACTATAATTTGAATCGTAGTCAGAGCTGTCTCTCTGagggtaaaaaaattaaaaggttaCTCTGATAATCTTGAATTTTGTTGGTCTTTCCTTTCAACAGGAATGCATTTTCAAGAAGACGTCGGACAACACAAGTCTGCGTGTCTACTGGAGTGGCCAACTCCGCATCCATAACTGCGACAGCTGTTGTAGGCGATGGTATTTCACTTTTAACGGTGCTGAGTGCTCGGCTCCAGCAGCTATTGATGCTGTAGTCTACATGAGATATGGAACTGGTAGCAGACTAAAAAATTTGCACCGCCCACGTCACGTCGAGGGAGTCTGCGATAAAATCCACAAAGGCACTGTGCGCGTGGGATTCTGGGTCGGAAACTGCGCAAGTTTCGGTTCTGCTGATGCGGACACAGGATGGAACTCGGTGTCCCGGATCTACGTGGAAGAAGTACCACCCCCACAAGCTTAAGAAAAGCAGATTCAAATTTTTCATAAACTTTGGGTATTTCCTATAAAGGTTTCTAGCTTTAAATGTAATTATTGTTAAATAACCTATTGTAAGGTATGGTTTTAAGATGCTAAAATGTGTATGAGGAAAATATGAGGCTTGGTAAAAtcacataaagtaaataaactccagatgagattatcatacattttcaacaccgtttgcaacatgaaaaacacaaataaccttacacaaataaagcttttacaagcaaaaatcgtTTTCAGGATACACACTCAGAGATCTTTGTAGTGTTTTAGCCTGGCGAGTAAATAATTCGTGAGCTcgttgttttgccaatttatttagagtaagaacctttcagaattcggcaaaatcctagggtccatttttttgaaggtaagaaaagacttcaaagTTTCAAAAGAGCGTTTTCGGATTAACTTTAATTAGCAGTATTTTTTTGCTCGatggaatgttgacaattacagTTTAATCGAGTAGAAGAGGTGTGTAAACTCAACATTTCCTTTattaaagacaaattttccaccgaaatcaaattcaactgacttatgagaaaaaaaatgaaagcaaatctTAAGAAAAGCTCGAGATTTCAATTAAACAGGACagagaaaactacagagaaacggcTCCTTACCTCGAGCAGCCGGGCCACCATTGTCTGAAGAAGAACAACACAAATTAGCTgcacaaaaaacctttttccctAACTCTGCGAgtcgacagatgaaaacaaagctccACTTTTCTTCACTTTTCTTAAACTTCTGGCGATTCCATATAACCCATTGGGCTATTGTTTccgatttgatttgcaatgtttgaaaattctgtaaagatcaggggcacccaacgagaatatagttcaaaaccacttaaacatggcattgttaAACGCATTTTGGTATTAAAACggtagatatgggcatatttttatcccctaaaaatttttcatctgttcggatttcctagctgaaagtctagtgattcgaaaattatagggatcaaaacttaccttttcgaaactttcagccagaaaaaaggctcccgaaaattgtaggtgacctttttagggcaaaaatccgttaaaagtggacaattataccattttttggatgttcgaaaatcttaggagaggcagacaagcaagaaattttggaaaaaatgttccgaaaattctagatctcaaatcgttttccgaacagatattttccgaaaattgtcgttgggtgcccctgaaagataaaacctattgtttaccGATTTCCACGCATGATTTAATCCGTCCATTAAATTGagctttttggtttctttactgatttagGAATATTAACCTGGCCGCGAATATTCCGCTTCTATTAACCTCGTGTTCAATAAAGAATAATTGCTAATTGTCCAATGTGAAGTGCGgaacaaaatatcagtcaagCAGGAAAAAGTGTGTTCCACAAGATTCCCGCCTTCCCGGCCATGTCCTTGAAAAAAATACGGCAAACCTTTATAcattcttttccttcttctttcaaTAGAAAACGTCCACACGGTCCCTTGTACGGTCGTCTTTGTAGGACCCGCGCGTTTTGTGTGCAACGCTTATTCAGGCTGCAATGCTAattgtcctctttccagctgttcaaacaaaaacgatggtcacACGGTcgctttaaccgatttctaccgTTGCTTGTAAAAGACCcttttgtgtagaagttttaagcagtttctATGGTAGGTTCTTTGTTGAAGAAGGTCAATTTATCAACTCCACAtgtgccgccattttttttttaattgttgatGTCGCCTCGCTTTGGCGAGCTGAATCGTGAAAGCGActcttccggaagtcaaccagtttaccggaaactgtttctgCGTGgcccgcatagttctaaaaataacttttttgaaattaagatatcccggccaacgcccttagacaccctctctgtcctattatggctcttgactaAAGTGAATGTGATAGCAAAAAGCCAACATTTTAAACTAAATTCACGAAACATTAGCGACACGATAAAGTATAACAAATACTCAGAAGAATCAAATTCTTCGAACTCTAGGGGCGACACTGGCGGCACGTCTCCTTTAAACGGTCCTGGAACCCCCTTGGGACCTGGGGGACCTCGATTACCTGTACCACCCTTCTTTCCAGCTTCTCTCGAGGGTCCTTGTGCTCCCTTGGGGCCTTCACCTTCAAGAGGACCTGCTTCAACCTTGTATCCACGTGTACTCCTGGATCCTTGAGGTCCATTATTACCAGGTGATCCCGCAGCACCCGCTGAACCCGCAGGTCCCCGAGGGTCCCCGCGGAATTCCAGGGATGCCGGGAATTCCAGCTGCACAACACGAAGTGTATTTACAGTTAGAGCAATTTTTTACGTTCTCCTTAGGGATGCTCTAGACGAAGAAATACTGAAAggaaaattatttattatttttggatTTCGCTTTACGGACAGATTGAAAATTGAAGgttgatttattgattgatgtttcgagtGCTAAGTAATCAAGACTACCAGCACCGCACCAATCAGAAACTGCGTTCGTAagcgaacgcagtttttcaaaatcgtggggtttgcgggcaaatgtttccttctttcccctccccctcccccttcattcctttttttgtttgctctCCTCCCAACTTTTTCGACGAACTCGCGccgaaacgcttgctacgcaggctagcaaaagaaaaactaaaatgtacaacaaatggaaaaattacgaagcaggaaaaaaacaggaaaaccaTACTTACAAGATCTGAACAAGGCCTCTCCGGAAACAACGACTGATTTCCATgggtgagaaagaaaatttgtatacttaaCTGAAGACAACAATAGACCTAAAGGAGTTACGAAAATTAACAATCGCGATTACGTAAGGAGACGCTGAGAATAGATAATTACAGGAAAAGTACGCATAATAtttgaacaaacaaacaatgtgAATGTGATAGAATAACAAATACTCAGAAGAATCAAATTCTTCGAACTCTCGGGGATACACAGGCGGCACGTCTTCCAGGGCATTAAAGCAACCTGGTACTCAGGGCTTTTCCCGCCACtaccatttttaagggaaaagtcCTGGGCATGAGGTTGCTTCAAACGTGACGTGCTGCAAGAGTTTACGTTTGGTGATAAAGGTAGTAATCAGCGCTGTAGTTATTCTCAAAAGCGAAAGAACACTTTGAATCACAGATACCTGGAGATTAACACTAAACCACTGGTTTCAGTAAGAAAACTTCACAACTCAATCGTAGGTCAAGattaaagttctttttttgaaacacaaatcCTTCCGCCATTACCACATCGTCTCCCGCAATGTGGCTTCAGAAACTGTGACATCACAACAAACACCCAAATTATTTCAatctaaataattatttaatgcATAAAGAATATAAAAATACTAATTGCACATACATTTGTTCATTGCCTACTTCTGTTCATCACGTATTTTAAGATTATCGTTTTTCGCGCATGTGGGACGCTCTGTGAGTTAGGAACAGATATCTGAGACACATGACCCCGAGTTAATAAAGCGCCGTTAGCAACTAATATTCCGCTGAGAGGCAAATTGAAAGCGACGTGTCTCCCGGAACAAAACATTCGCCACGAAGTCGAAAACATTTTAAACGTTGTAACCGAGGACTAAAGATGAATGAAAAACCTAACACGGAATGAATTCTTACAGCTCtacaaaatagaagaaataGTTACATACATTACTACCCCAAAATCGTGAAACTTCCACTTGCAGTCCACCATATTACACACAACaaggaaataaagtgcaaattAAACTGTCAATGTGTTCTAACAAATAATAATAGTCGGCCAAAGAATGAGAAGGGGGCGGGGGGCTATGACGAGGTACCCAATCTACCTCCCTTGGCTCCCACCCTTCAAAGTTGTTCAGATTCGATTGCTTCCTTGTACGATTAAAACGATAAGGGAGAGTACACTTGGAATAAATCACAACGCGTTATTACTTTACATTAGGTAGCGACTCCTAAAATAATTGTAATGGGAAGATGCAAATTTACTGGTTTAGTAATCAGTGATTATGTTTTCTGTTTTAATAAATGACAGCTATCTGTCAAATAAGAAGTCAAGCACAACAGATTTCTTTGCAAACTTGATCTGACAAGAACCTCATTATatgcaaagaaagcaaaatggaaaattatttttgtttagcAATGAAAGAAAAAGGCTGAGGATATTATGGACATTTTGAACGGTACACTGCGTTTTTTCACAGTTGTTGTGTTATATAATTACGGGGAATCTTTACTCGTTAAGTTTAATCTACTTAGAACCTGTTTCGTCTTTGATCTTTTAGAGTACTGTGTCCACGACGTGTATACGCTATCCATTCAATTATCTTCTATTACCTCAAGGTAAAACTGGCTTCATTCTTTGATATAGTAACGTAAAACATCGTTAAATTTTGCCAATTTGGCAAATGTAATCAAGGTACCATATTTTAAAACCCGAAAATTTGACATTCCAATTGTGGCAAACTCGTGAGGAAGGCTTTCCTTATTTATAGCTTCTTACATATATATTATGCAAATaggtaaacaaaaatattgttgaaaTGTCCTGTTCCGCTCAAGTAGTTGcattttaaaatatgaaaattacaGACTTGACTAAGAATTTTACGAAAACTTTTAAAAGTGtaattaaaaactacaaaaaaaacaaaacaaaagattataAAAGAGGAGCCACTTTTGTCAGTACTACCCTGTAGACAAAACGCGTGGAAAAAAAATGTGTCCATTTTAGAAGGAAACGACTTATGTTCTATAATTTTATGCGCTTGTGTTTAGTTATAAGCGGCAGTCTCGCGCGGTGTCTATTTTTGTCCCCGTGGCTTAAAAGCCGGCGCGCATCTGATGAGAAAATCACAAATTTCTTTTAATGGTACCATGTCCACTATGATAGGTTatccaaaaaggaaaaacataaaataataataataataaatgaagcTTGGCAACATTAACATCTTTCCTTTATAAATTTATAGTTTTGATCGTGTGGGGTGACAATGAATTTAAGTtagtttgcagttttaagcaagtaGAGCAGCGGCAACTAGCTTTTACGATGATGCGGAGACTGAGGCTTGAACCTAAAACGCGGTTTCAGCAACTGCCGAgtcaatattttgtttcatgtGCCGTATAAGTAGCTTGTAGTAAGCCAATTAACCTGTATCAGAATATGTAAATTTTACTGCTTGAAGCAAATTTCGAAGTTTGGTGTAATTTAAGAATGATGAGGCGAATAAATTTGAGACAGCACGTAACAACACGCAACACGTAGCCAAACTGCCAGCTGCAAAGTCACAGTGTTTAGCTTTAGGAACCCTTCAGAAAAGTACTTAAAATACATGAGTCCACTTcatgtttatttccttttatcATATTAAGAACTGCAATTATATTTCTACATCAGCATGAAAAATCGCCGGACTGGTAAGGGCATGAAattctaaaactttgtcataattAACGCCTTTTAAACCCTGAGAACAGTCGGCTTAATAACAACATAGCGAGGCGTTCGATGGAAGCTGATGGATGAAAAAGGAAACTACGTGAACCGCTCGCACGGAAGCTGTTTTTATATTTGCAAGCTGCCGCGTACTTTAGGTGCAAGACTCTTTTTGATGTAAGAAATATTACTGAAATAGACTACCATCCATCTGTGtccattcaaaattttttattttcaagccaAAGTTTCaccaatttgaaaaaagttaattggAATCAGACCAGGCGAGCTATTGCTATTCAAGAAGTTGTGTCAATAGCCATGCAGAAGCGGACAGGAGTCGAATAGCGCCTaaactttctctttctttttacaTTAGAAAGGAATTATCTGACCGACGAGTGTCTTTGATTATTGCACGAATTCTTTTAAAACTCAATTTGATtttactcaggggcacccaacgacaattttcggaaaagtatctgttcggaagacaatttgagatctagaattttcggaacatttgttgtaaaatttattgcttgcctgcctctcctaggattttcgaacatctaagaaacggtaaaattgcccattttcaacggattattaccctaaaaaggtcacctagaattttcgggagcctttttcctgGCTAAAAATTTTCGAAcgggtaagttttgatccctataattttcggatcactagattttcagctaggaaatccgaacagatgaaaaatttataggggataaaaatatgcccatatccaccgtttaaatactaaaaaacgtttaacaatgctatgtttaagtggttttgaactatattctcgttgggtgcccctgttactACGTCACACTGTtttctatgttttgttttgcgcCCGGCAATAACAGACGAAACGAACGAACAAATTAAGAACGTAGGGCAACAATTTTTCTCCGGGCGAAGGTATTTTGCTCATCGAATATTAACGAATCTTTCTGAATATTACGCTGAGCATATTATTTCCAGGCAAATGTTTTCTGACAAACGGTGCATGTCAGCTTGAAATTAAAGTGGAAATTAATCAGTAATAGTCAACATGAGGGGAAAATATAATtgacaaagttatttttaataaaagaagACAGAGAAGTGAATGTTTAGAAAGGCTCTATAAGGTGGTGAGGCGGCGAGGTTAGCTTAAGAATCAAACACAACTTAGAACCGCAAAGAAGGTAAAGATCGCTTAGTTTACTTTTTAGTGATCTTAAACGACGTTAATTTTCTGTTTGCTGGTATAAGCTATAACAATGCTTAAGAAATTGCACACCgcttttcaattaaaaaaaggcaataaTTTTCCTTCTCAGGGTTTTTTGGCAGAAATAAAAGACACCAGATCATTGGATGGGTCGCTGAGTGGGTGAACCACATTTAGCAGCCAATGGTATCGTTCGGTACAATAAATTCATGATGTTCTTCAACACGTTCGTACGAGAAATTGTTTTCCCTTACAACTCCCAGTGAGTAGTTGAGAAGAAATTGAAGGGCAAAAATTCATCAAGGTAGGCTTACATTTGTATTTTTGCCGATTTATCttcatttttaatgtctttgatATCGCATTTATTTCTGTCATCCTCATTGCAGGTCTATTTTAATCAGGCAAGCCTGCCCAATACATGTGTTATAAAGGCTTTATGGTAAGTTTTCTCTCGATCCAACCTTATCACGTTAATTCCTCACTtaatttggttaaaaaatattttgaatgtgCAAATCAAGACGatcttttttgtgtgttctaAATCTGATCAGTTGTTCCAGAACCAAGCCTAAACATCAATTTATTGTAGCCTCGTCTTTTTGCATCGAAAAATTACTAATAAATATTTGAAGTTTTATAGCTCAGCCTGTCGCTGCTAAAAAAGATTACAGTTGTTTAAAATTACGCCTTCATTTCGAAAGTCTTATCAGTTAACAAAAATCtggaaaatagttttaaaaaatccagTTAAGTTATTTCTGTAGCTGCTTACTCCTCTTCTCCTCTTCTTCAAAATTCGAGTTGTGTTtaagtgaaaaagaaatatcCGTTAGGAAACTATAATGAGCGGGTTGCATGCTTTTCTATAATACGATCACGTTTGTCTCAATTAAGTGATAAATATATTGTGATTGCGATCTGCCTTTCAGTATGTCATTCAGCGTGGGGAAGAGGGGGgattttctttcatttggaAACTGAAAACCAACTAAAACTGTGATTAGTAAACTTCTAAGAAGTTACCTAACTAACAAGGgatgttttcttattttagcGTAAAATCCTGACCTCTTCTAGACAAAGACGTTTTGCAACGCGTTATGCCATTGGTCAATCTAGAAATGATTTATCCAATAAGAATTTTTGTCCTTATTCATGTTTTTTACGTCACTGGTCCTAAACATGTTTCAAACTTGCAACTTACCAAATTAAACGAACGCCTTGATTGGTCAGCTCAGTGTGAGGTAACCAATAAGaacattttgccttttttgacattttatttttagcaagCCTTTGAACgtgctaaaaacatgtttttatgCTAAATGTGTCTACAAAACGACATAAAAGATAGGAGATATTAAGCCATTCATCATTTTTTGCGGACGCCGGACTACAGCCATACAAGCAAGGTTGGTATGTTAGTTGTCCTAGATTTACTGTTACTGCAAAGTAGCTAAAAACTCAGTTCTTAAAATACTCAATGTAATTTTCCAATTTGAAGTGTTCCTTCCAGGTTAGATTCTTCACtcagttgtgtttgtttttcaaaactgaTGATATTTTACTAGCGGTGGGCTATTTGGTTATGATGTATATCTTTTCAGttcattattttatatataGTGTTACGTCCTGTTTTCGCGTTTTCATGGACCACCTGAAATTGGTTGATCAAAAGATGATCATAATCGTATTGGTTCTTCTATATTTCTTAAACCTGAAAAAAGTAGAATTTATTCCTGTAATCGGTCATTTGCCTGTTTCtttatgttttgattttttttgtaacccGAAAGAGTGATAACTATCAAGACTAATTGTCTAGTAATCTTCAGGTTTCCTCGAGGATAGTATACAGCGATATACGCCAATACACataaaaattttcttcatttttcccTGAGAAGAATGAACAATACTGTATTTGTGGTGATTGTTAAACAATTAATATGTTCATCCCACAGTTTGATTGTGCGATAATGCTATTCTGTATGAAGATACCATCGGCCATTATGTTATGGATAGTACCGTTACTGCTGATCTCTTTGTCTTCTGCGAACAGCAAAAACAGTAGCAACAAGGTGAGTTTGATTTGTTAAATTTCAGATGATCAGGAATTTATTTGATATCAGTGATAAATCGAGAAAGTTAAAGGTCGATGACTGCATTATTCATTTGCTAGAAAAAATGGGATAAAATGGAACGGAATCAATGAAAGTATGAGTCAGAATGATTGTCCTGACATCCTGCGccgttttcaaattttattttttgatatgTAGACATGTTTTAGGCTTCACTTTTAATCATATATGTTAATGGTAGAATTTATAATCGAAATGGATAGTCCCCTAGTCAAATAATGTGAATGCACAGGAAATGAATAGTTgaacaataataaaatgatcattagTAGTTGCACTGTTGCTAAACTGAATGAACGAACGATGGacttgatatatatatatatatatatatatatatatgtaaatgAGTTAATCTAGCAGTGAGAGTTATGTAGGGTCAGCGGCCAAAAGTAGAGTCCTTTAAGCGTCTTTTGTTTCTGTAGTTAGCTTATATCTGCTTTTATccatctattattattattaatgtataTTTTCTGtcaattatttatttacttatattTCAAAGGCTTTTCATAGAACAAACATCCCAAGTGCATTAACCAAAATCAAAGAGAAGGAATGATAcgttgattcttttttttttttttcatgtctgCCCTTAATTTCCTCAACAGAATTCCCAACATGGCTCTTGTGGTTACTCTCAGTGTTTCTGCGCACCAGGGATACCGGGCATCCCAGGAAGCCCGGGACCCGCGGAACCATCTGGTACAACGGGATCACCCGGGAATAACGGACCCAAAGGACCTGTGGGTCCACGAGGAGTCAAAGGCGATGAAGGACCACGTGGAAAACAGGGGCTTCCAGGTCCCAAGGGAGGTACAGGTTCAACTGGTCCAGCCGGCCCACTCGGAAGCAAGGGTGATGCAGGTCCCCCTGGAAGTCAAGGTCCCCCTGGTCCCAAGGGACCACAAGGCTTCTCGGGTCAAACTGGAAAGAAGGGTGATACAGGTCCTCCTGGAAGTCAAGGTCCCTCAGGTCCCAAGGGGGCTTCAGGGTCTTTTGCACCTAATTGGAAACAG encodes the following:
- the LOC140945707 gene encoding uncharacterized protein, producing the protein MLNVTSKQHKRSAILSHSSFLRTPDYCSHTSKFDTAIMLFCMKIPSAIMLWIVPLLMIPLCSANSENCTNKNSQHGSCGYSACFCAPGIPGIPGSLGPAGPAGTPGSPGNNGPEGPMGPRGVEGDEGPRGKQGLPGLRGGTGSTGPAGPSGSKGEAGPPGPKGPQGLSGKAGKKGDTGPPGSQGPSGPKGASGSFARNWKQCVFKNLNDGRDSGLVKECIFKKTSDNTSLRVYWSGQLRIHNCDSCCRRWYFTFNGAECSAPAAIDAVVYMRYGTGSRLKNLHRPRHVEGVCDKIHKGTVRVGFWVGNCASFGSADADTGWNSVSRIYVEEVPPPQA
- the LOC140946530 gene encoding uncharacterized protein, with product MLFCMKIPSAIMLWIVPLLLISLSSANSKNSSNKNSQHGSCGYSQCFCAPGIPGIPGSPGPAEPSGTTGSPGNNGPKGPVGPRGVKGDEGPRGKQGLPGPKGGTGSTGPAGPLGSKGDAGPPGSQGPPGPKGPQGFSGQTGKKGDTGPPGSQGPSGPKGASGSFAPNWKQCVFKNLADGRDSGLVKECIFKKKSDSTSLRVYWSGQLRIYNCDHCCRRWYFTFNGAECSAPAAIDAIVYMSKGTGSRLNNLHRPRHVEGVCDKIHKGTVRVGFWVGNCAGFGSADANTGWNSVSRIFVEEIPPPQA